The sequence CTTGCAGGATTGACTCGTCGCGTTCACACGTTTCGCCAAGGCCCCTCCTCGAACCGAGGAGGGGCGGATCCCGGCGTCGATTCATCGACGTCGGGACGGGGAGGAGTCAGGCCAATCAGACAGCGCGGGCTTGACTCACGCGCAGGCGTGACGCTATCTTGCCGGCGGGCGTTCAGGACGCCTCCCGTCCGCGGGAAGGACTGAGTCCACCTGACGCGTAGCCACACCATCACGGTTGCCTGCACCTTCTTCTCGCCCAGCATAGCGGACACGGGCTCACCAGAGGAAGTGTGTCATGCCTATCCGCGATCTCCCCGTCCGCCCCGACCTCGACCAGCTCCGCCACCAGGCGAAAGACCTGCTCAAGGCGATTAATCAGTCCGACCCATCGGCTCTCGAAGACCTCCACGCGTTCCACCCCAACCCACCCGATCCCGCCTCGGCGAAGCTGGCCGACGCACAACTTGTCCTCGCACGCAGTTATCAGGCGCCCAACTGGCCGCGGCTCGTCCAGGCCTGCCGGCTGATCGACGCCATCTGGCGGGATGATCTGGAGGCGGTCCGCGCGCTCATCCTCGAACATCCTCACCTGCTCCACGAACACGCCACCATCCGCAACAGCAACTGGGGGCCGCCGATGGCCTATGCGGCGAATCTCGGGCGGGACCGGATCATCCAGATGTTGCATGGGATGGGGGCGACGGATCTAGAAAAGGCGCTTGGTCGGGCCGTGTTGCAGAGCCGGGTGAGCACCGCGGTGATGTTGCATGCCCTGCTGGGCAAGCCGGCGCCCCCCGCGGATGCCCTGGGCGGGCCGGCGTATACGCTCAGTGTGCCCGGCACGGAGTTTATCCTGGAAGTAGGAGGAAAGGTCTACGACGAGGCCGGCCGTCGGATCGCCCCGGTGGATGTCGTGCTCGAAACCGACAGCCGGAAGCCCGAGGCGAAGCACCGGATTCTGGAGCTGTACGTCCAGCACGGCCTCGTCCTCCCCGATACACCCGTCATGGCACTCCACCGCGGCCGGATCGACCTCCTGGAGGCGCATCTGGCCCGCGAGCCGGGGCTGTTGCGGCGCACGTTTTCTCACGAAGAGATCTATCCCCCGGATCTGGGCTGTCACGACGAGGTGCAGGCTACCCACGGCACCCCGCTCGCCGGCGCCACGCTCTTGCACATGGCCGTCGATTACGATGAACTGGAGATCGCGCGTTGGCTGCTGGCACAGGGGATGGACGTCGACACGCCGGCCGCCATCGACGCCGATGGGTTCGGCGGCCACACGGCGCTCTTCGCGACGGTCGTCTCGCAGCCGAACTTCTGGGTGAACCACCATCACACGCCGGATCTCGCCGCGTTCACGCGCCTGCTACTGGATCACGGCGCCGATCCCAACGTCCGCGCGTCGCTGCGCAAGCAACTTCATCCCGGCTACGGAGAAGAGACGCTGCACGAATTCCACGACGTGACGCCGCTCGGGTGGGGCCGGCAGTTCCATCGGCAGATATTTGTGAGCAAGGAGGCGATGAAGTTGATCGAGGAGGCGGGTGGGAGATGAGAGCGCAGGACAACGATGTCCTACATGAACTGGGAGGAGTACTTCCTGCCGGTGCTGCCGGCGGTGTTACTTGTCCTTATGTTTATGGGCGACTCTTGGGAAAATCACGGGCGCACGGTCGAACAAATCGACGCGTAGTTTAGTCGGAGAAGTGTAGTCCGAATCATTCCATCGGCGCATCTCGTCGTCGCGCCGGTTTGCAAGTGAGTGCTCATGTAAGCATGTTGCGGAAACGGTGAACGCCCATGACGGCCATTGAACAACTGACAAATCGACTGGACAAGCTCTCGGAAGCCGAGCGTGAAGCCGTGGCTGCGGCACTCTTGCGGGTATGGGACGCAAAAGAGTGGGATGAACAGATCGAGGCAGATATCGCCGCGGGGAAGCTCGATTTTTTGATTGAGGAAGTGGAAGCAGAGATCGTGGCTGGTCGTATAAAGCTGCTATGAAGCACTATGCTACCTCTCGATTCTGGGAGGGGTACCACCAATTGCCCGAGCACATCCAGAATCTGGCCGATCAGTGCTTCGCCTTGTTTAAGGCAAACCCCAGGCACCCTTCCCTACATTTTAAACGTGTAGGAAAGTTCTGGTCAGCCCGGGTCGGCCTTGATTACAGGGCCCTGGCCGTTGTGCGAGATGGAGATATCTATTGGGTTTGGATCGGACCTCACGGGGTGTACGATAAACTGATTGCCTGACTGGATGGTTCGATAGTTCACCCCGTACTCTGCATCGCCGCCGCGATTCCGTTGATGCTGAGGAAGATGGCGCGGGCGAGCGCCTCGCGTTCGGCCTCGGAGGGGGCGGCTCGGTGCCGGCGGATGAGTTCCACCTGCAGCAGGTTCAGCACGTCCGTGTACGGATTCCGGAGGGCGATGGAGCGCTGGATGACGGGGTTGTAGTCGAACACCTCGTCCTGCCCGGTGATCGCGAGGATGGCGTCGCGGGCGAGGGTGTAGTCTTGCAGGATGACATCGTGGAACGACGGGCCGGCCGCCAGGTCGGCGTAATATTTCGCGACATCGAACCGGCTGCGAGCGATCTCCAGCTGGGCATTGTTGAGCACGGCCCGGAAAAACGTCCAGTTTTTAAACGCCTTTTTGAGCAGGGCCAGATCCTCCGGCCGCTCATCGAGCACTTTCTTGATGCCGGCGCCGACGCCGTACCAGCCCGGGATCATGTACCGCGTCTGCGTCCACGCGAACCCCCAGGGGATGGCGCGGAGACTCTCAAAGTCGACTTCCGAGGCCGACTTCCGCGAGACGGGCCGCGAGGCGATCGGGAGCCGGCTGATCTGGGCGATGGGGGTGACGTTGATGTACCACGGCCACAGGTGCTCGTGGTCGATCAACCCCCGGTAGGCGCGCATCGAGGCCGTCGAGATCGTCTCCATCACCCTGCCTTCGGCATCGTCGCTGGTGGAGTGCTCCTCGGACGCCCGGCCGGCATGGCCCGTGGCCAGGAGCATGGCGTTTACGATCTGCTCCAGATGCCGGTGCGCGATGTCCGGCAGGGCGTACCGGAAGGAGATAACTTCTCCCTGTTCGGTGAACCGGATCCGGCCGCTGTGGCTTACGTCGGGCATCGACAGAATGGCCTGATTCGCCCGCCCGCCACCGCGCCCTACCGTGCCGCCGCGGCCGTGGAACAGCCGGAAATCCACCCCGAACGCCTTACACACCCGGCCCAGGGCGGCCTGCCCCTTGTGCAGGGCCCAGTTTGCCATCCAGTAGCCGCCGTCCTTGTTGCTGTCGGAATACCCGAGCATGATCTCCTGCATGTTTCCCCGGCAGGCGAGGTGCCGGCAGTAGACCTCGTTCGCGAAGATCGAACGCATGAAGCCCTCGGCGGCCTCCAGGTCCTCGATGGTTTCGAAGAGCGGGACGATGTCCAGCGGCGAATGCACCACGCCGGCCTCCATCGACCACAATCCCACTTCCTTGGCGAGCAGCATCACCTCTAACAGGTCGCTCACGTCATGCGTCATGCTGACGATGTAGCTGCCGACGGCCTCGGGCTCCTGCGCAACGATGTCGCGGACCATCTCCATCGTATCCAGCATCTCCTGCTCGGCCTCGGGCAACGAGGCGCCGCGGGGGAGGAGGGGGCGCGGGTTGCTCAGCTCGGCGGTAAGTAGAACGACTTTGTCGGTTTCGGGCAGGTCGCTGTACGCCGGCGTGACGCCGGCTCGGGCCAGCAACGCCGCCACGGCGGCATCGTGCATCCGGCTGTGCTGGCGAATGTCGAGCGCGGCCATGTGCAGGCCGAAGGCACGGGCATTCGTGTAGATCTTGTTCAGTAACCCGTACCGGGCGATATGTTCGAACCCCGTATCGACCAGAGCATCGTGCAGCAGCGCGAGGTCCGCCACGAAGGCCGCGCTGTTGTACCGATCCGCGCGGTCTTCGCCAGGTAAAAACGCGGTCTCCAACTCGGCCAGTTCCGCCTCTAGCTTGAGCATCATGAAGCTCACCTTGAGGCGGTACGGCTCGAATGCGTACTGGCGCACCCAGTAATCGGGCAGCGTAAACCGCCGGCTGTCGGCCTCGATCGACACGCGCAGCGGCTCGGGGATCGGGACGGCGCGTTCGGAGAGGCTCAGTTCGCGCCGCAGGTTGGTGAGTTCTTCCAGGAACAGGGTGATGGCCGTGCGCCGGTGGGTGATGGCGGTCTGGCGGGTGACATCGGGCTTGACGTTCGGGTTGCCGTCGCGGTCGCTGCCGATCCACGAGCGGAACTGGAGGAAGACGGCCGGCTCGATCTCACGGTCGTAATACTGCTTCACGGCGTCGCGCACGTCGTCGTAGATCCGGGGGATGGTGTCCCAGATGGTGTTGCGCAGAAAAAACAGGCCGTTGTCGACTTCCTCCTGCACGGTCAACCGTTCCACCCGCACCTCGTCGGTCACCATCAGCAGGCGGATTTCCCGGTAGATCTCATCCCCGATAGCCGCGATCTCGTCGGGCGTGAGCGACCGCTCCCATAACTCGCCGAGCAGGGTGGCGATGCGTTTCTGTTTGTACATGATGCTCCGCCGGCGCGCCTCGGTCGGGTGCGCGGTGAGCGTCGGTTGGATGTCGAGCCGGTGCAAAATGTCCATCAGCTGCTCGTACGACACGCCGGCCTCGCGCAGCGTATATACGGCCTCGGCGATGGATTCCTTGCGCGGCTTGTCCGGCCGGCTGTTGCGCGAGCGCTGCCGGTTGATGCGGATGATCTCCTGCTGCTCGGCCTTGTTGACGAGGTGGAAAAAGTCCGTGTAGGCTTTTAACAACAGGTTGATCTGATCCAACGAAAGCGTCCCGATCGTTGCCGCCGCCTGCTCCCGCAGCGCCGGCTCGTTGTTGTTCGCCGCTTCCTTACACAGCCGGCGCAGCTCCTCGACCAGCGCCAGCGTCTCCTCGCCGGCCTGCTCCCGGATCACCCGTCCCAGTGTGGCCCCGAGCAGGTTTACCTGCTCACTCAAAGGCTTGGAAATGCCGCTTTCGGGCGAGAAAAAATGGGTTTCGTCCAACGTTTTTCCACTTTTCATTTTGCACTTTGCACTTTTCACTTTGCACTGACTACAACGTTTTCCATCACGATCTCCGACAACAGCCGCAATTCGCCGGCCTCAAACTTCTGGTCGTACGTCTCGATCGCAAGCCCGGGCTGCTGGAGGTCGTCGGCGATGTAGTTCATATAATCGGCGAACCGGACACCGCCCACCACGCGCGGGTTCACGGCCTTGCGGAAGCGGGAGCCGCCGCCGTCGATCAGGAAGTCGTAGGCGATGTAATCCATCGTCGACTCCTCCTTGTGGATCCAGTAGATGAACCGGTCCTCGAAGTCTTTCCCGCCGCCTTCCTGCTGAAAGGTGACTTGGATCTTATGATACGGCCGGCCTTCGACGACGACTTCCTCCAGATACCGCTTCTGCACGGCGGCGTCGTTGAGGTTGTAGGGGAGGAGGGCGAAGTAGAGGACCGAGTTTACGGACGACTCGAAGGCGCGCGCGCGCTCTTCGGTCAACGCCACGCGCCCGCCGTCGATCTCGCGGTAGAACCCATCGTTGCTCAACACATCGCGTACAGCACCGGTGGAGTCGGTGAAGATGCGCTCGTAGATAAAGGCACCGCCATCCCGCGTGGCGCGGTAGTGCCGGCCGCGCTGGTCGAAGTCGATCACACTATGATCGATCACGGGGCCGCCATGGGTCTCGATCACCCGATTGATGATGGCGACCGGGTCGCGCGGATCGGTGCAGCCGGCGAGGAGGAGCAGGGAGAGGAGGAGAAGTCGGGTCATTCTGGGCGTCGATGTGTTTGGAGGTTGTGTGTCCGCGAAATAGAACTTCAGAGCGCTTCGTCATCCCGGACTTGATCCGGGACCCCGTCGTTTTGCATTCCGGCAGGCTCCCGACCCCGATCGGGGATCCATACAACCAACTGGCCTGGCATGGATCCCCAATCAAGTTGGGGATGACGAAAGTGCTCAAGGTGGACTCTCGCTTGTGAAACGGTCAAAGCCTTAGTCCGCCGCCTTCTGATGCTTCTTCAGGACGAACTGTTTCCAGATGACCACCATCAACCCGAGGTATACCACGCACACCCCGAAAACCACACCGTACCCGATCATCCTCCCCTCAAAGAGTGTGAAGGGCAGATTGATGAGGATGAGGAGCGGAAAGCCGAGCACGAGCGCCATCCCGCTCCCGAGCCCGAGGTCCTGGGCGACACTCGTCCGGAAGTCGGGGTCGGTCACCCGCACAAGCGCCAGGCCGGAACTGATCGTGCCGGTCATCTCCCCAAAAATCCCCAGCCGCCGCTCAAGCGGATGGTCGTCGAAGGCGAGCCGGACGGCCCACCGGACGATGAAATACGTCGCCGGCGTGCCGAAAAGGGTCATCAGGGCGATTGGCACCATGTAGGCCCGCGCGGCGCCCAGGCTGATGGCGATCACGGCGAGGGCGATCATGTAGTCGGTCATCCATCCCGTGAGCCGGTGCAGCAGGCCGGCATCGATGGGGATAAAGCGCTGCTCCCGCCCGAGCAGCTTGCGCATGGCCAACGCCAGCAGGTTGGCGAAGATGAAATGGAACCCCCAGAGCATGGCGATCTCTTTCTCGAGGCCGGCTTTCGCCATCAGCGCCGCCAGGCCGGTCGTTACGCCGTAGGTCAGCAAATACACGGCGCCGATGAGGGCGAAGTGGACCGTCAGCGGCTCGATCGTTCCACCGTGATACGCCAGCCGGCCGGCGATCGGGAGCGGCTCCTGCCGCAGGATGCCCGTCCGCAGCGCCTCGTCCATGCCGTGTGTGCCGCCATCGATTAGCTTGCTTTCGCCGGCGCGGACACCCCGGTTCACCAGCACGA is a genomic window of Rhodothermales bacterium containing:
- the ppc gene encoding phosphoenolpyruvate carboxylase, which gives rise to MSEQVNLLGATLGRVIREQAGEETLALVEELRRLCKEAANNNEPALREQAAATIGTLSLDQINLLLKAYTDFFHLVNKAEQQEIIRINRQRSRNSRPDKPRKESIAEAVYTLREAGVSYEQLMDILHRLDIQPTLTAHPTEARRRSIMYKQKRIATLLGELWERSLTPDEIAAIGDEIYREIRLLMVTDEVRVERLTVQEEVDNGLFFLRNTIWDTIPRIYDDVRDAVKQYYDREIEPAVFLQFRSWIGSDRDGNPNVKPDVTRQTAITHRRTAITLFLEELTNLRRELSLSERAVPIPEPLRVSIEADSRRFTLPDYWVRQYAFEPYRLKVSFMMLKLEAELAELETAFLPGEDRADRYNSAAFVADLALLHDALVDTGFEHIARYGLLNKIYTNARAFGLHMAALDIRQHSRMHDAAVAALLARAGVTPAYSDLPETDKVVLLTAELSNPRPLLPRGASLPEAEQEMLDTMEMVRDIVAQEPEAVGSYIVSMTHDVSDLLEVMLLAKEVGLWSMEAGVVHSPLDIVPLFETIEDLEAAEGFMRSIFANEVYCRHLACRGNMQEIMLGYSDSNKDGGYWMANWALHKGQAALGRVCKAFGVDFRLFHGRGGTVGRGGGRANQAILSMPDVSHSGRIRFTEQGEVISFRYALPDIAHRHLEQIVNAMLLATGHAGRASEEHSTSDDAEGRVMETISTASMRAYRGLIDHEHLWPWYINVTPIAQISRLPIASRPVSRKSASEVDFESLRAIPWGFAWTQTRYMIPGWYGVGAGIKKVLDERPEDLALLKKAFKNWTFFRAVLNNAQLEIARSRFDVAKYYADLAAGPSFHDVILQDYTLARDAILAITGQDEVFDYNPVIQRSIALRNPYTDVLNLLQVELIRRHRAAPSEAEREALARAIFLSINGIAAAMQSTG
- a CDS encoding DUF6503 family protein yields the protein MTRLLLLSLLLLAGCTDPRDPVAIINRVIETHGGPVIDHSVIDFDQRGRHYRATRDGGAFIYERIFTDSTGAVRDVLSNDGFYREIDGGRVALTEERARAFESSVNSVLYFALLPYNLNDAAVQKRYLEEVVVEGRPYHKIQVTFQQEGGGKDFEDRFIYWIHKEESTMDYIAYDFLIDGGGSRFRKAVNPRVVGGVRFADYMNYIADDLQQPGLAIETYDQKFEAGELRLLSEIVMENVVVSAK